The segment TCTGTCCAATCCAAAAGCCAATCCACCGTGTGGTGGCGCACCAAATTGGAACGCATTCATCAGGAAACCAAACTGTTCTTCAGCCTGTTCCGGAGTGAATCCTAAAAGTGAGAACATTCTGCTTTGCAAGTCTTTATCGTGGATTCTGATTGAACCACCTCCGATTTCATTTCCGTTCAAAACCATATCGTAAGCATTGGCACGAACTTTTCCCGGTTCGGTTTCAATCAGTTTCATGTCTTCCGGTTTTGGAGACGTAAACGGATGATGCATCGCATGATAACGGCCACTTTCTTCATCAAATTCCAACAAAGGAAAATCGACAACCCAAAGCGGCGCGAAAACTTCCGGATTTCTTAATCCCAAACGTGTTGCCAATTCCATACGAAGAGCCGAAAGTTGCGAACGCGTTTTATCAGCCGGACCGGAAAGGACAAAAATCATATCACCAGCTTTGGCATTGGTTACTTCTGCCCACTTTTTCAAATCGTCCTGGTCGTAGAATTTATCAACAGATGATTTGAATGTTCCGTCTTCTTCACATTTTACATATACCATTCCGGATGCTCCAACCTGAGGGCGTTTCACCCAGTCAATCAAAGCGTCAATTTCTTTTCTTGTATATGAAGCACAATTTGGAGCAGCAATTCCAACTACCAATTCAGCCGAGTTGAAAACGCCAAAATCTTTATGCTGGGCAACCGAATTTAACTCGCCAAACTTCATATCAAAACGAATATCCGGTTTGTCATTTCCGTAGGTTTTCATGGCATAATCGTAGGTGATTCTCGGGAATTTATCTACTTCGATGCCTTTCAGTTCTTTTAGCAAATGACGTGTCAATCCTTCAAAAACATTTAAAATATCTTCCTGTTCAACGAATGCCATTTCGCAATCGATTTGGGTGAATTCAGGTTGTCTGTCGGCACGTAAATCTTCATCACGGAAACATTTTACAATTTGGAAATATTTATCCATTCCGCCAACCATCAGTAATTGTTTGAAAGTTTGCGGCGATTGTGGTAAGGCATAAAATTGGCCTTGATTCATTCGGCTTGGCACCACAAAATCTCTTGCGCCTTCCGGAGTTGACTTAATTAAATATGGTGTTTCTACTTCACAAAAATCCAAATCAGATAAATATTTACGCACTTCCATCGCCACTTTGTGACGGAAAAGCAGTGAATTTTTAACCGGATTTCTACGAATATCCAGATAACGGTATTTCATTCTGATATCTTCGCCACCATCGGTTTCGTCTTCAATTGTGAAAGGCGGAGTTAAGGCAGTATTTAGAATATTTAATTCAGAAACCAGAATTTCAACATCACCAGTCGACATATTAGCGTTTTTTGACTCACGTTCAATAACAGTTCCTTTTACCTGAATTACAAATTCTCTTCCAAGTGATTTTGCTTTTTCAAAAACGGTTTTGTCTGTTCGTTGTTCGTCAAAAATTAATTGGGTAAGACCATAACGGTCGCGTAAATCAACCCAAATCATAAATCCTTTATCACGAGATTTTTGAACCCAACCGGCAAGCGTTACTTCTTTGTTAATGTGTGAGGCGTTTAATTCACCATTATTATGACTTCTGTACATTGAGAATAATTTTTGCAAAAGTAAAAAACAAATATCAATTAGCTATGGTAAACTTTGAAACAAGTTTTGTTAAAGTGTTTGGGGTAGAATTTAGAAAAAACTATATTTGGCTTCACTTAAAATTAAAATTTATTTTATGAAAAAATTGTATTTCATTTTAGTTGCATTTGTTTTCTCAAGCATTGGTTTTGCTCAAAAAAACACTATGACTTTTCAGGCTGATATTGCCAATAGAAATGGTGATGTTATTTATATTAAAGAAAATAAAAACACGATTCAGGAGATAAAAATTGATAAAGACAATCTATTCAAAGCCACTTTTGAAGTTAAAGAAGGACTGTATTTACTATTTGACGGTGTAGAATACACTCAGTTGTTTTTGAAAAACGGGTATAATTTGAAGTTAACAATGGATGCTAAAAATTTTGATGCATCAATCAAATATACCGGCAAAGGAGAAGCGGAAAACAATTTTTTAGCCCAATCAACAATTGAGGAAAGCACAATTAATTATAATGAATTACTTGCTGCGGATGAAGCCAACTTCAATAAAATGGTTGATGCTAAAAAGAATTCAGATTTCCAGAAATTAGATTCAGGTAAATTGGATCCAAACTTTGTTGTCTTGCAAAAACAAAATATTGAATCGTCATTGTTTGGCTTGAAACAATATTACAATCAGAAGCTTGCGGGCAAAAAAATGAACAATTCAAAAGCACCAAATTTTGATTATGAAAATCATGCCGGTGGAAAAACAACCTTGGAAAGTTTAAAAGGTAAATATGTTTACATTGATCTTTGGGCAACCTGGTGCGGACCATGTCGTGCTGAAATTCCGTTTTTGAAAGAATTAGAGAAAGGCTTACACGGTAAGAATATTGCTTTCGTAAGCATTTCTACAGATTCTGAAAAAGACCATGAAAAATGGAGAACATTTGTAAAAGAGAAAGAACTTACAGGCATTCAGTTGTATGCAGACAGAGCGAATATGGATTTTATTAAAGCATTTAATGTAAATTCAATTCCAAGATTTATTTTGATTGATCCGACAGGAACTGTTGTAGATGCGGATGCAGCAAGACCTTCAGACCCAAAACTAAAAGAGCAATTAGCAGGTTTACTTCAATAAAAAAGCTAAATTATAAATAAAAAAGCCCTGAGAAATCAGGGCTTTTTTATTTATAATTTTTCTCTTTGCGTTCAAGTTCAGCCTGAAATTCTTCCATGACAGGTTTTACCGTGCTTTCGGGTAAATCTGCGATTCGGATGTACATCAATCCGTCAACGGCATTGTTGAATAATGGGTCAACATTAAAGGCAACAACCCGCGCATTTTGCTTGATGTATTTTTTAATCAATACGGGAAGCCTCAAACTTCCAGGTTCTACTTCGTCAATGATTTTGTCGAATTTATTCAAATCTGATTCGGTTTCATTAAAGACAAAATCCTTGTCGGCATCTTTTAGTTTTACCTTGAATTCTTTTTTAGGGTGAATGTATTGCGCCACATAAGGATCATAATAATGCGACTTCATAAATTCAATCATCAACGATTTCGAAAACTCGGTAAATTGGTTACTGATACTCACACCGCCAATCAAATATTTGTGTTCAGGATAACGCAAAGTCGTGTGCACAATTCCTTTCCAAAGCAGGAATAAAGGCATTGGTTTTTGCTGGTATTCATTGATAATAAACGCTCTTCCCATTTCGATAGATTGTTCCATCATGCCATACAGTTCCGGCTCAAATCGGAATAAATCCTGAAGATAAAAACCTTCGATACCATATTTTGGAAAAATCTCCGAACCCAATCCCATTCGGTAAGCTCCTGCTATAAGTTGGGCATCATCATCCCATAAAAACATATGGTGATAATAGTTGTCGAATCGGTCTAAATCAATCGACTCATTTGTTCCCTCTCCAACGGCTCTAAAAGTAATTTCACGTAAACGACCAATTTCGTGAAGAATGTTCGGAATTTTATCTGCGGCAACCAGAAAAACTATATAGTTTTTACTTTGTAACAAACGATGGTCGCTATCTCTTAAAGCTGCAATTTCCTCTAATATCTTATCTTGATTCGCTGGCAGGGCAATCTGCTTTGGACTTTTAGGCGTTTTTAAATTCAGGTTTAGGTTTTGCGGGTCAAAAATTTTGCTTTCCTTGTTGAAAGAATTGGACAGCATATAAGTCTTTTTTCTCAGGAATTCAGAGTATTCTTCGATGCTTTTATGTTCATTTTGCTCGGCAACCGAAATGGCTTTACCAATACGAACTTTAATCACACGGTCTTTTTGAGTTAACAGTTCTGAAGGTAATTTTGCGGTTCTGAGTGTTGGATTTATTTTGGATAACAGATAGAAAAAGCGACTGTTTTTGGCATGAAAATAAATAGGAACAACAGGAACCTGCGCTTTTCGAATTACTTTTATAGCGCCTTCTTCCCAAGCTTTATCAACTACTAATTGTCCGTCTTTATAAGTAGAAACTTCTCCGGCAGGAAACATTCCCAAAGGTTTTCCATCGCTCAAATGACGCAAAGTTTCCTTAATTCCAATCACGCTCGACTTAGCATCCTTGTGGGTTTCAAAAGGATTTACCGGCATGATATATTGTTTCATTGGCTCAATGCGATGCAAGAGGAAGTTGGCTATAATCTTGAAGTCAGGTTCTTTTTCGAGCATCAATTTCAATAACAAAATACCATCAATTCCACCTAAAGGATGATTGGAAATGGTAATGTAGGCACCGTCTTTTGGTAATCGTTTAAAGTCTTCTTCCGGAATTTCAAATTTGATTTGGAACTCATCCAAAATAGCATTCAGGAATTCTACTTCGCTTAAGTGTTTATTTCGGTCATAAATTTTATTTAAGGTCGAAATTTTTAAAGCTTTCATTAGTAACCAGCCGCAAAAAGTTCCGAAAACTCCGTACTTATCTACGTTTATTGCTTTTGCAACTTCTTTTGCGGTAACTAAACCCATGTATAGCTTTGATTTTTGAGTAGGAAACAAAGATAACAATTCTACTCAAATAGCAGAATGAAATTGAAGATTGTTGATTAACGATTTGTGATTTTCGAAGTGAAAAAAAAATCTGTAATCTTATATCGTTAATCTTAAATCACAAATCAATTTTATTTACATTTGACCCAAGGCCTTTTTGCCGAACTAAACGAAGTTAAAAACTCTTATTACTACTCATGAGAATTATTTCTTATAACGTTAATGGCATTCGGGCAGCCATTGCCAAAGGATTTTTAAACTGGCTGCAACAGGCAAATCCGGATGTAATTTGCCTTCAGGAAATAAAAGCTACTGAAGACCAAATTCCAACAGAAGAAATTACAGCAGCAGGTTATCCCTATCAATATTATTTTTCGGCACAAAAAAAAGGCTATAGCGGTGTGGCTATTTTATCCAAAATAAAACCCAACAGAGTTGTTCATGGAACCGAAGTGACACATATGGATTTTGAAGGAAGAAATCTCAGAGCTGATTTTGATGATATTTCGGTGATGAGTTTGTATTTGCCTTCGGGAACTAACTTAGACCGTCTGGATCACAAGTTCAAATACATGGACGATTTTCAGAATTATATTGATGCTTTGAAAAAGCAAATTCCAAATCTTGTCATTTGTGGCGATTATAATATTTGCCATGAGGAAATTGATATTCACGACCCAATTCGCAATAAAACCGTTTCCGGATTTTTACCTGAAGAGCGTGCCTGGTTGGATAAATTTATGAAAAGCGGTTTCATTGACAGCTTCCGTCATTTTAATAAAGAACCCCACAATTACAGTTGGTGGAGTTATCGCGCCGGAGCCAGAGGCAATAATAAAGGCTGGCGTATTGATTATAATTTGGTTAGCGAAAATTTAAAAGACAGAATGAGCAGAGCGGTTATTTTACCCGAAGCCAAACATTCTGACCATTGCCCGGTTTTAGTTGAAATTGATTAAGGAATTACGAATTACGAATTACGAATTACGAATTACGAAAATTGTATTAAAAACACATTTGATAAATATATAGAAATGATAAAAAGAATAGTTTTTTGCCTGACAGTAATGATTTTGATGAGTTCCTGTGTTTCCAAAAAAATCTACAACGATTTGGAAAACAAATACACCGATTTAAAGAAGGAAAACCGATTTATTTCGGATGAAAATGATGAACTTCATAAAGCTAACGCCGAATTTGATTCGGTTAACAGAGCGTTGACAGCGGAGCGTGACCAACTTAAAGCCGACAGAGATAAACTCCAGGCGGATTATACAGCAGCAAGTAACAATCTGAAAGCGTTACAGGATTCTTATGCAGCGTTGGAAAAAAACAGCAACGATGCCTTAGAAACCAATATGGCAAAAAACCGTGAGTTGTTAGCACAGCTTGACGCCAAAGAAAAAACACTGGCAGCAGAGCAAGACCGATTGAATAAATTAAGCAACGAATTGGCATCTAACACAAAAAGGCTAAACGAATTAGAAAGCATGATAGCCGCGAAAGACGCAGCCATGAAAAAACTAAAAGACACCTTGTCAAAAGCATTGAATGCCTTTGAAGGAAGAGGCTTGACCGTTCAAATGAAAAACGGAAAAGTGTATGTTTCTATGGAAAACAAGTTGTTGTTCCAAACCGGAAGTTGGGCTGTTGGTTCTGAAGGAAGAAGCGCCGTAGTTGAAGTAGGAAAAGTACTGGCTCAAAATCCGGATATTACCGTTTTGATTGAAGGTCATACGGATAACGATAAAATTTTAGGAAATATTGGTGGCGGCATAGAAAACAACTGGGATTTGTCAACCAAAAGAGCTACAGCTATTGTGAATATTTTATCTGAAAACAGCGGAATCAGGAAACAAAATTTAACGGCTGCAGGTCGAGGTGAATTTGCACCAATAATGAGCAATGACACCAACGAAGGCAAAGCTAAAAATCGTAGAATTGAAGTTATTCTAACGCCAAAATTAGACGAGATTTCTAAAATGCTGAATGAGTTTTAACAGCACTGCATCAAAATGAACTACACCACTTTACCCAATACTGCCATAAAAGTCAGCAAAGTTTGTCTGGGCACGATGACTTTTGGCGAACAAAATTCTGAAAGCGATGCGCATTCCCAATTGGATTATGCTATTGAACAAGGCATTAATTTTATTGATACTGCCGAAATGTATCCGATTGCCGCGAGGCAAGAAACTCTTGGACTTACCGAAAAATATATTGGAACTTGGTTAAAGAAATCAGGGAAAAGAGAAAACGTGGTTATTGCCACAAAAATTTCCGGGCCAAACAGAGGCATGGGTTATATTAGAAACCCGTTAGATTTTTCAAAGAAAAGCATACACGAAGCGGTTGATTTGAGTTTAAAAAACCTTCAGACAGAATATATCGATTTGTATCAAATGCACTGGCCGGAGCGTGTTATGAATATGTTTGGGCAACGTGGTCTAGCAAAAATTGACACCCAATGGCAGGAAAATTTCTTCGAAGTGTTGAGCGTTTTTGACGGTTTAATCAAAGAAGGAAAGATAAAACATATTGGTGTTTCGAATGAAAACCCATATGGTGTAATGAAATTTATCAGCGAAAGCGAGAAACATAATTTACCCAGAATCGTTACGATTCAAAATCCCTTTTCGCTGTTGAACCGTTTGTATGAAGTTGGGCTTTCCGAAATTGGAATGCGCGAAAATGTTGGTTTGTTGGCTTATTCTCCGTTGGGATTCAGCTTTTTGACAGGCAAACATTTGAACGGAATTTTACCAACATCACGTTTGGGATTGTTCCCGCAGTTTTCAAGATATTCGAATGCGAATTGTCATAAAGCAACAAAATTATACAAGGAGTTAGCCGAATCAAATGGCTTGACTTTAACCCAAATGGCTTTGGCTTTTGTAAACCGACAGGATTTTGTGACTTCAACAATTATTGGCGCGACAACTATGGAACAACTTCGTGAAAACATTGCGGCATTTGAAACCGTTCTGTCTCCGGAAGTTATAAGTGAAATCAATAAAATTCAGGAATTAATTCCGAATCCTGCGCCTTAATTATTCAACAATCAACTTAGACTGATAAAGATTTCCGGTTAAATCTTCAACCGTAATCATATACAATCCGGCAGCTAAAGCGGCAATATTTACAGCAGGCGTTGTATCGTTATTCTCAACGGCTTTGGTCAAGACCAATTTGCCTGTTAAATCAAAAATTTTCACTTTTGAAAGTGCTATTTCAGAACTGTTTTTAATAAAAACTTCTGTCTCCGCCGGATTTGGATATAAGCTTAAGCCGGCTTTAGTAAAGTCATTTACACCCATCGAAGTGTCGATAATTTTGTAAATCGTATTGGTCACCGCAACATAAAGTTCGCCATTCATATCTTCGCCAAAAGTATAAATCGAATAAGTATCACTAGTATTGTAACTCCACGTTATAGTTCCCGTATTGCTCAAGAAAGCAATCTCACCCGAACAATAATCGCCAAAGATATACTTACCTGAAAAATTTGGGTAAGCACTTCCCGTATAAGCATAACCACCGGTAATAGAACATCTGCCGGAAGCCTGAACGTATTGTGTAAACGGCGCTACGGTTGAGGCATAAGGAGGACAAGGGCCTTGAGCACCGGGATAACTTGTATTGGCTTCGTAGCAATTCCATCCAAAATTCAATCCTGTATTTGGTAATGGGGAGGTAATTTTATTAAGCTCTTCAATCGCATTCTGACCTACATCGGCAATCCATAAATCACCATTCAGACGATTAAAAGAAAACTTCCAAGGGTTTCGCATACCGATAGCCCAAATTTCATCATTTCCGGCTACGCCCACATAAGGATTGGTCGGAGGTATGCCATAAGGTGAACCCGAATCAACATCGAGACGGAGCATTTTCCCTAAGTTTTCATTGATGTTTTGAGCTCTGTTACCAGGATCGCCACCGCTTCCACCATCTCCCATTCCGATATAGAGATAACCATCAGGGCCAAATTTTAAAGTACCTCCATTGTGATTTGAATAAGGTTGCGGGATTGTCAGTAAAATGCTTGCGCTCGCGGCATTAGCCACATTAGGGTCGGCAGAAACTGAATAGCGGGCAATAACGGTTGCACCATCACCAGCACGAGTATAATTTACATAAAAATAACCATTGGTAGCATAATTAGGATGAAACGCCAAACCCAACAATCCTCTTTCACCACCTGAAAGAATAGTAGCTGAGGTTAAGGTCAAAAACGGCGTGCTATTTACCGTTCCGTTGGTGTTTACAATTTTGATAATACCACCTTGCTGAACCACAAACAGTCGGGCATCATTTGCAGGATGGGTGATTTCTACCGGAGAGGAAAAGCCGGTGGCAAAACTTTGTAAACCGATGACTTGGGCATTCGCAGAAAATGTAAAAAAGGAAACAATAAGTAATAACTTTTTCATAGTAGGATTTTTTAATTTTCGTAAAGTTAGAAATAAAAAGTTTATAATCATACTGTTGCAGAAAAAACGCAACCGGTTAGGATTGCGTTTCTGATTTTATAGATTGTCTATGATTTTGTCTTTGGGATATTTGACTTTATAACTTATCCTGATTTTTTTGGTTTCATTCGGATTGAGTTTTAAATCCCAGGTTAATATTCCTGTTTCTTTGTTTTCTTTGGCATTACTGTTTTCCAATAATTCAATTTCAATTTCTTTATCTGTGCTTAATGGATATTGGTCTTTTAGCATAATGTCTGCGGCTTCTTTTTTATTATTTCTAACAGTGATATCATACGTAAAGGTTTGTTCTTTTTTAGAAGATAAAAATCGTGTTCCCGATTTGTCCACTACTTTTTCGCGTTTGATGGAGATTTTTTTATCTCTTCCCATACTCAGATTCAAGGTGTCTGAAGTTTGATTTGGATTGATCATTGTCTTACCTACATACAATCCTTCAAAGATAATATTGGCTTCGCCCGGCAATAAATTATATTTCGAATAATCATTGATTTCTGCCAAAAGAAATGCTTCTTTTTCAACTCTTGGTGCAGCATAATATTTATAAGTTGCCGGCAATTTGATTTCTTTTAGCGCAACACTGTGCGGTTTACCATTAGACAAAACATCATAAGGAATATCGATATCAAAAGAAACGTTGAGCTGGTTTTCGTTGATTTCGGTATAATCATCCATACCTTGTTTGGTCGTAACAAGAATAACTCCATTGCTTCCTCTACTTCCATAAATAGCCGTAGCAGAAGCATCCTTTAAAACATTCATTTTTTTAATAGTTTGAGGCGGAATTTGTCCAAATGTTTCTGCATCTGTTGGAACTCCATCAACAATATACAAAGGATTACTATTTCCATTAACAGAACCAAATCCACGAATACGAATTGTCTCATCGCTACCCGGAGCTCCAGAACCCTTAGCTACATTAACACCTGCCATTTGTCCTTGCAAGGAATTCAATACGGAATTTTTATCTCCATTCCTATACGAATATCCGTAGTTTGGATTTCCATATCTCAAAAACCAAGAGCTCAACAAAGGTGCCTGATTGTTCTGATTTGGATTTCCTGATGATAAGGTTAGATTTACTTTTTTCCAATCAATTCCTGTGTTTTGTGTTACTTGTGCTTTGTACATCATATTAATTGGCGATGTAATATTTTCGGCACGCAAATCATAAAACGGTGCCCATGAAGCATTGTTGGTAATATAATTGATGTCCAAATTCACTACGCCTGCGATTTCATTCATCACCTGAATAATCAGTTTTCCTTTGGAACTTTTCTCTTCTTTTTTGGTGTTGATTTCCAGTTTTTCGTTAAGGCTTATAAATTTTTTATTGAGCTTGGCTTCTTTTTCCTGTAATGCAACGACCGCATTATCGAGTTCGCTTCGTTTAGTTTTGTAGAAATCTACCAATTTCATCAATTCGGTTACATTCAAACCCGTATTGGCTCCACCGACCGTTTGATTAGCATCTAATAGTGCAATTGCTTGTTGGTTAGAATAGGTTTCAATCTGAACTTTTTTGATTTCCTTTTGAACAATTGAAATACTGTCACGCACCTTTTTAATCGCTGGATTGGTTTCATCAATTTCGTATTCCGAAATATAATTTTGTGTAAACTGTACCGATAAAACGGTTACCGAATTCGGTGCTCCAATTTGCACAGTGCTTTCGTTCAAATAGTCGGCGACATTTTTTATCACGATTTCACTCGTTCCCGAAGGAAGATTTACAGTAGCGGTTTGCGATAATTCGGCAGCATTAAAATATACCGTTGCGGCTTTGACTTTGGCTGTGGTAAAAATTGGTTTCTGGGCAAAACTTATTGCTGAAATCAAAAATAAAAGAAAGGTTAATTGTTTCATGGTTTATGATTTAATGTTTAAATATATAACAAAAAGTTGGAAAAGATTCGTGTTAAAATTGGAAAAGCCATGGTATAAAACCATAGCCTTCCCACAATCACAATCAACCTCATTACTCAATTGTATATCCTTTTGCTTTTGCCAAAGTAACTATTGATGAACTGATGGCGTTGCCTAAATCGTCTTGTGATTTTGTTTTTTTGGCTTCGGCATCAATAAATTCCTGACGCTTTTTGGCTAATTCGCTGATTTCTTTTTGGATTTTTTCTCTTTCGACAGCTTTTTCAGCGACTATTTGTTTGATTTCTTCTTTGCTTTTGTTTTGATATTCTTTTGGCAATTCTTCTTTTTTAAGCTTGGTAATAGCATCTTTGTCCTGTTTTACTTTGTCAACCAAGTCCCAGCTTTCGTTTTTATAAACCGCTTTAGATTTACTTACTGCACGTTCTGTTTTGTTGGATTTGGAAACACTTTCTGCATTTTGATCCTGCACAGCCTGACTCATTTTTTTCGATTCACCAAGATATCCGTAACCTACATAAGTGGTGTTGATTTTGTCATTGCATTTAGAAATCTGGTCATCATAAGGCGTTGCGATATATTGAACTACTTGGTTGGAATCGATATTAAAATACTTTCCTTTTCCGGCGTCTGCACCATCTTTCCATAATAATTGTACACCTGTAGATTGGTTTCCACAAAAGATGGTATTCACATAAATATTGTTTTGCAACGCTTTGTTTATGGATTCTTTGTAATTAACTCCGCCCTGATTAAAACCTTCATTTCCGGCTATGTAAACGAGTTTCATATTTGAAGTTCCATCATCCCATTTGAGTTGCTTTGTTGCATCCTGA is part of the Flavobacterium sangjuense genome and harbors:
- a CDS encoding OmpA family protein codes for the protein MIKRIVFCLTVMILMSSCVSKKIYNDLENKYTDLKKENRFISDENDELHKANAEFDSVNRALTAERDQLKADRDKLQADYTAASNNLKALQDSYAALEKNSNDALETNMAKNRELLAQLDAKEKTLAAEQDRLNKLSNELASNTKRLNELESMIAAKDAAMKKLKDTLSKALNAFEGRGLTVQMKNGKVYVSMENKLLFQTGSWAVGSEGRSAVVEVGKVLAQNPDITVLIEGHTDNDKILGNIGGGIENNWDLSTKRATAIVNILSENSGIRKQNLTAAGRGEFAPIMSNDTNEGKAKNRRIEVILTPKLDEISKMLNEF
- a CDS encoding TlpA family protein disulfide reductase — its product is MKKLYFILVAFVFSSIGFAQKNTMTFQADIANRNGDVIYIKENKNTIQEIKIDKDNLFKATFEVKEGLYLLFDGVEYTQLFLKNGYNLKLTMDAKNFDASIKYTGKGEAENNFLAQSTIEESTINYNELLAADEANFNKMVDAKKNSDFQKLDSGKLDPNFVVLQKQNIESSLFGLKQYYNQKLAGKKMNNSKAPNFDYENHAGGKTTLESLKGKYVYIDLWATWCGPCRAEIPFLKELEKGLHGKNIAFVSISTDSEKDHEKWRTFVKEKELTGIQLYADRANMDFIKAFNVNSIPRFILIDPTGTVVDADAARPSDPKLKEQLAGLLQ
- a CDS encoding exodeoxyribonuclease III, with amino-acid sequence MRIISYNVNGIRAAIAKGFLNWLQQANPDVICLQEIKATEDQIPTEEITAAGYPYQYYFSAQKKGYSGVAILSKIKPNRVVHGTEVTHMDFEGRNLRADFDDISVMSLYLPSGTNLDRLDHKFKYMDDFQNYIDALKKQIPNLVICGDYNICHEEIDIHDPIRNKTVSGFLPEERAWLDKFMKSGFIDSFRHFNKEPHNYSWWSYRAGARGNNKGWRIDYNLVSENLKDRMSRAVILPEAKHSDHCPVLVEID
- the aspS gene encoding aspartate--tRNA ligase — translated: MYRSHNNGELNASHINKEVTLAGWVQKSRDKGFMIWVDLRDRYGLTQLIFDEQRTDKTVFEKAKSLGREFVIQVKGTVIERESKNANMSTGDVEILVSELNILNTALTPPFTIEDETDGGEDIRMKYRYLDIRRNPVKNSLLFRHKVAMEVRKYLSDLDFCEVETPYLIKSTPEGARDFVVPSRMNQGQFYALPQSPQTFKQLLMVGGMDKYFQIVKCFRDEDLRADRQPEFTQIDCEMAFVEQEDILNVFEGLTRHLLKELKGIEVDKFPRITYDYAMKTYGNDKPDIRFDMKFGELNSVAQHKDFGVFNSAELVVGIAAPNCASYTRKEIDALIDWVKRPQVGASGMVYVKCEEDGTFKSSVDKFYDQDDLKKWAEVTNAKAGDMIFVLSGPADKTRSQLSALRMELATRLGLRNPEVFAPLWVVDFPLLEFDEESGRYHAMHHPFTSPKPEDMKLIETEPGKVRANAYDMVLNGNEIGGGSIRIHDKDLQSRMFSLLGFTPEQAEEQFGFLMNAFQFGAPPHGGLAFGLDRLVAILGGQETIRDFIAFPKNNSGRDVMIDAPSAIDETQLKELYIKLDL
- a CDS encoding DUF4139 domain-containing protein, whose protein sequence is MKQLTFLLFLISAISFAQKPIFTTAKVKAATVYFNAAELSQTATVNLPSGTSEIVIKNVADYLNESTVQIGAPNSVTVLSVQFTQNYISEYEIDETNPAIKKVRDSISIVQKEIKKVQIETYSNQQAIALLDANQTVGGANTGLNVTELMKLVDFYKTKRSELDNAVVALQEKEAKLNKKFISLNEKLEINTKKEEKSSKGKLIIQVMNEIAGVVNLDINYITNNASWAPFYDLRAENITSPINMMYKAQVTQNTGIDWKKVNLTLSSGNPNQNNQAPLLSSWFLRYGNPNYGYSYRNGDKNSVLNSLQGQMAGVNVAKGSGAPGSDETIRIRGFGSVNGNSNPLYIVDGVPTDAETFGQIPPQTIKKMNVLKDASATAIYGSRGSNGVILVTTKQGMDDYTEINENQLNVSFDIDIPYDVLSNGKPHSVALKEIKLPATYKYYAAPRVEKEAFLLAEINDYSKYNLLPGEANIIFEGLYVGKTMINPNQTSDTLNLSMGRDKKISIKREKVVDKSGTRFLSSKKEQTFTYDITVRNNKKEAADIMLKDQYPLSTDKEIEIELLENSNAKENKETGILTWDLKLNPNETKKIRISYKVKYPKDKIIDNL
- a CDS encoding PQQ-dependent sugar dehydrogenase; the encoded protein is MKKLLLIVSFFTFSANAQVIGLQSFATGFSSPVEITHPANDARLFVVQQGGIIKIVNTNGTVNSTPFLTLTSATILSGGERGLLGLAFHPNYATNGYFYVNYTRAGDGATVIARYSVSADPNVANAASASILLTIPQPYSNHNGGTLKFGPDGYLYIGMGDGGSGGDPGNRAQNINENLGKMLRLDVDSGSPYGIPPTNPYVGVAGNDEIWAIGMRNPWKFSFNRLNGDLWIADVGQNAIEELNKITSPLPNTGLNFGWNCYEANTSYPGAQGPCPPYASTVAPFTQYVQASGRCSITGGYAYTGSAYPNFSGKYIFGDYCSGEIAFLSNTGTITWSYNTSDTYSIYTFGEDMNGELYVAVTNTIYKIIDTSMGVNDFTKAGLSLYPNPAETEVFIKNSSEIALSKVKIFDLTGKLVLTKAVENNDTTPAVNIAALAAGLYMITVEDLTGNLYQSKLIVE
- a CDS encoding NADP(H)-dependent aldo-keto reductase, translated to MNYTTLPNTAIKVSKVCLGTMTFGEQNSESDAHSQLDYAIEQGINFIDTAEMYPIAARQETLGLTEKYIGTWLKKSGKRENVVIATKISGPNRGMGYIRNPLDFSKKSIHEAVDLSLKNLQTEYIDLYQMHWPERVMNMFGQRGLAKIDTQWQENFFEVLSVFDGLIKEGKIKHIGVSNENPYGVMKFISESEKHNLPRIVTIQNPFSLLNRLYEVGLSEIGMRENVGLLAYSPLGFSFLTGKHLNGILPTSRLGLFPQFSRYSNANCHKATKLYKELAESNGLTLTQMALAFVNRQDFVTSTIIGATTMEQLRENIAAFETVLSPEVISEINKIQELIPNPAP
- a CDS encoding GNAT family N-acyltransferase, encoding MGLVTAKEVAKAINVDKYGVFGTFCGWLLMKALKISTLNKIYDRNKHLSEVEFLNAILDEFQIKFEIPEEDFKRLPKDGAYITISNHPLGGIDGILLLKLMLEKEPDFKIIANFLLHRIEPMKQYIMPVNPFETHKDAKSSVIGIKETLRHLSDGKPLGMFPAGEVSTYKDGQLVVDKAWEEGAIKVIRKAQVPVVPIYFHAKNSRFFYLLSKINPTLRTAKLPSELLTQKDRVIKVRIGKAISVAEQNEHKSIEEYSEFLRKKTYMLSNSFNKESKIFDPQNLNLNLKTPKSPKQIALPANQDKILEEIAALRDSDHRLLQSKNYIVFLVAADKIPNILHEIGRLREITFRAVGEGTNESIDLDRFDNYYHHMFLWDDDAQLIAGAYRMGLGSEIFPKYGIEGFYLQDLFRFEPELYGMMEQSIEMGRAFIINEYQQKPMPLFLLWKGIVHTTLRYPEHKYLIGGVSISNQFTEFSKSLMIEFMKSHYYDPYVAQYIHPKKEFKVKLKDADKDFVFNETESDLNKFDKIIDEVEPGSLRLPVLIKKYIKQNARVVAFNVDPLFNNAVDGLMYIRIADLPESTVKPVMEEFQAELERKEKNYK